A part of Paenibacillus antri genomic DNA contains:
- the dinG gene encoding ATP-dependent DNA helicase DinG gives MKFAVLDLETTGEQPGRDEIIQVGIVIVNDFAIERTYASFVRPSVPIPPFIRSLTGITDEMVADAPAMDDVVNEIVPLLDGAVLVAHNAPFDVAFLKRALASAGYPGYDGRILDTLDWLRVLFPTLTSYQLGFVANAFGIAHDRPHQADSDAEATAEIWVRCMEKLFSLPLMTLQRLGFLFAHPDFASQQDQAWFLEEVVAWKESAEEPGTPTRSHRQFALGVDDWTTEEDRDREKFEEDFDAFQEALKRRIRERMPDYEERPAQERMMQEVSQSLKDERHLVIEAGTGTGKSLGYLIPSIHYALQTGDKVVVSTHTINLQEQLRQKELPMLHELSPTPFRSAVLKGRSHYLCLRKFEGKVNNQDFPNEREDRVIAAQMVVWLGETKHGDEEELNLGQKGGEFWSHVASDADSCLNRACPWFRKCFYHRARNDAGAADVIITNHSLLFTDVKAEHRILPAYGRLVVDEAHHFEDVASQHLGVDLSYFSMVSALTSLLKDSRSGQLPLLKSLLEQHPNAKTEGWGERIGQLFPDIVKVKENWDELFDALYDRFIARAAAGQSEGGSVTVRLKADKLPHDWKSFVAMEDNLFLTLTSVLKVLDRLVTDGKDDAEDFGLESLFTDLAGTVKDLYRARDALRLLLKADDPNMVYWMEATPHFKSRSLRLYGAPIDVSSLMRDFFWERKDAVVMTSATLTVEKSFQYVKSQLGLSDRDEAEEKLQTVQLPSPFKYRDQALVLIPRDFPGFKGANADPLFMERLIDSLRDAAVVTHGKMLVLFTSHKMLKLAHGPLREALQPHGIHVLGQGVDSGNRSKLTRLFMQAGSAVLLGTSSFWEGVDIPGDALTCLAIVRLPFQPPNHPMVEAKSEYLKAQGENPFTKLSVPQAVIRFKQGFGRLVRTAKDRGVVLIYDTRVIETSYGKHFLYSLPGPKIEHLPSESIPGRMRDWLEAPGAETGNGSSGKVETT, from the coding sequence ATGAAATTTGCGGTTTTGGATTTGGAGACGACGGGCGAACAGCCGGGCCGCGACGAAATTATTCAGGTCGGCATCGTCATCGTGAACGACTTCGCGATCGAACGTACGTACGCATCCTTCGTTCGGCCAAGCGTCCCGATCCCGCCGTTCATCCGGTCCTTGACCGGAATTACGGACGAGATGGTGGCGGACGCCCCGGCGATGGACGACGTCGTGAACGAGATCGTTCCGCTGCTCGACGGCGCGGTGCTCGTCGCGCATAACGCGCCGTTCGACGTCGCGTTCTTGAAGCGCGCGCTCGCTTCGGCCGGGTATCCCGGCTACGACGGACGCATATTGGATACGCTCGATTGGCTGCGGGTGCTGTTCCCGACGTTGACGAGTTATCAGCTCGGCTTCGTCGCGAACGCCTTCGGCATCGCGCACGACCGTCCGCACCAAGCGGACAGCGACGCGGAGGCGACGGCGGAAATATGGGTTCGATGCATGGAGAAGCTGTTCTCGCTGCCGCTCATGACGCTGCAGCGGCTCGGCTTCTTGTTCGCGCATCCGGATTTCGCCTCGCAGCAGGATCAGGCGTGGTTCCTCGAGGAGGTCGTCGCCTGGAAGGAGAGCGCGGAGGAGCCCGGAACCCCGACGCGGTCCCACCGGCAATTCGCGCTCGGGGTCGACGACTGGACGACCGAGGAGGACCGGGATCGGGAGAAGTTCGAGGAGGACTTCGACGCATTCCAGGAAGCCTTGAAGCGGCGCATCCGGGAACGAATGCCCGATTACGAGGAGCGCCCCGCTCAGGAGCGCATGATGCAGGAAGTGTCGCAGTCGCTGAAGGACGAACGGCATCTCGTCATCGAAGCGGGCACGGGCACGGGCAAGTCGCTCGGCTATCTGATCCCGTCGATCCATTACGCGCTGCAGACCGGCGATAAGGTCGTCGTCAGCACGCATACGATCAACCTGCAGGAGCAGCTGCGGCAGAAGGAGCTGCCGATGCTGCACGAGCTGTCGCCGACCCCGTTCCGGTCCGCCGTGCTCAAGGGACGGAGCCATTACTTGTGCTTGCGTAAGTTCGAGGGCAAGGTAAACAATCAAGATTTTCCGAACGAACGGGAAGACCGCGTCATCGCCGCGCAGATGGTCGTCTGGCTCGGCGAGACGAAGCACGGCGACGAGGAGGAGCTGAACCTCGGACAGAAGGGCGGCGAGTTCTGGAGCCATGTCGCGTCCGACGCGGATTCGTGCTTGAACCGAGCTTGTCCTTGGTTCCGCAAGTGCTTTTACCACCGGGCCCGGAACGACGCGGGGGCGGCGGACGTCATCATAACGAATCATTCCTTATTATTCACGGACGTGAAAGCGGAGCATCGCATTCTTCCCGCCTACGGACGTCTCGTCGTCGACGAGGCGCATCATTTCGAGGATGTCGCCAGTCAGCATCTGGGCGTCGATCTGTCTTACTTTTCCATGGTGAGCGCTTTAACCTCCTTGTTGAAGGACAGCCGCTCCGGCCAGCTCCCGCTGCTCAAGTCGCTGCTCGAGCAGCATCCGAACGCGAAGACCGAAGGCTGGGGCGAGCGCATCGGCCAGCTGTTCCCCGACATCGTGAAGGTCAAGGAAAATTGGGACGAACTGTTCGATGCGCTGTACGACCGATTCATCGCGCGCGCGGCCGCGGGGCAGAGCGAGGGCGGGTCGGTCACGGTTCGTCTGAAGGCGGATAAGCTGCCTCACGATTGGAAGTCGTTCGTCGCGATGGAGGACAATTTGTTCTTGACGTTGACGAGCGTGCTGAAGGTGCTGGACCGACTCGTGACGGATGGGAAGGACGACGCGGAGGACTTCGGACTGGAAAGCTTGTTTACGGACCTGGCCGGCACGGTCAAGGACTTGTACAGGGCGCGCGACGCGTTGCGGCTGCTGCTGAAGGCGGACGACCCGAACATGGTGTATTGGATGGAAGCGACGCCGCACTTCAAGTCTCGCTCGCTGCGGTTATACGGGGCGCCGATCGACGTCTCGAGTTTGATGCGGGACTTCTTCTGGGAGCGCAAGGACGCCGTCGTCATGACGTCCGCGACGCTTACGGTCGAGAAGTCGTTCCAGTACGTCAAGTCGCAGCTCGGCTTGTCGGATCGGGACGAAGCGGAGGAGAAGCTGCAGACGGTGCAGCTGCCCTCGCCGTTCAAATACCGGGATCAAGCGTTGGTGCTCATCCCGAGAGACTTCCCGGGCTTCAAGGGCGCGAACGCGGATCCGCTGTTCATGGAACGGCTGATCGATTCGCTTCGCGACGCGGCCGTCGTGACGCACGGCAAGATGCTCGTTTTATTCACATCCCATAAGATGCTTAAGCTTGCCCACGGCCCGTTGAGGGAGGCGCTGCAGCCGCATGGCATTCACGTCCTCGGACAAGGGGTCGACAGCGGCAATCGGAGCAAGCTGACGCGGCTGTTCATGCAAGCGGGCTCCGCCGTGCTGCTTGGCACGAGCTCCTTCTGGGAGGGGGTCGACATTCCGGGCGACGCGCTGACGTGTCTCGCGATCGTTCGCCTTCCGTTCCAGCCCCCGAACCATCCGATGGTGGAGGCGAAGAGCGAATACCTGAAAGCCCAGGGCGAAAATCCGTTCACGAAGCTGTCGGTGCCGCAAGCGGTCATTCGCTTCAAGCAAGGCTTCGGGAGGCTCGTCCGTACGGCGAAGGATCGGGGCGTCGTGCTCATTTACGACACGAGGGTCATCGAGACGTCGTACGGGAAGCACTTCTTGTATTCGCTGCCCGGGCCGAAAATCGAGCATTTGCCGAGCGAGTCGATCCCCGGTCGGATGCGGGATTGGCTGGAAGCGCCGGGCGCGGAGACAGGGAACGGATCCTCGGGAAAGGTGGAAACGACATGA